A stretch of Natator depressus isolate rNatDep1 chromosome 2, rNatDep2.hap1, whole genome shotgun sequence DNA encodes these proteins:
- the KDM1B gene encoding lysine-specific histone demethylase 2 isoform X2 → MADQQLPYWVQCTKPECGKWRQLTKEIQLTSQIAKTYRCGMKLNNSTKIEGSDQCSMPEDLRVAEVSDHWWYSMLILPPLLKDSVAAPLLSAYYPDCVGMSPSCTSTNRLLGESNAVKLEHIKSAPNVAGMNRYFQPFYQPNECGKALCVRPDVMELDELYEFPEYSRDPTMYLALRNLILSLWYTNCKEALTPHKCTHRIIVRGLVRIRCVQEMERILYFMARKGLINTGILSVSPDQHLLPKEYHNKSVIIVGAGPAGLAAARQLHNFGIKVIVLEAKDRIGGRVWDDKTFKGVTVGKGAQIVNGCVNNPIALMCEQLGIKMHKLGERCDLIQEGGRITDPTIDKRMDFHFNAILDVVSEWRKDKTQHQDVPLGEKIQEIYKAFIQESGIQFSDLEEKVLQFHLSNLEYACGSDLHQVSARSWDHNEFFAQFAGDHTLLTPGYSTIIDKLAEGVDIRLKLPVHSIDYSGEEVQVTTADGTVWTAQKVLVTVPLALLQKNAIQFNPPLPERKMKAINSLGAGVIEKVALQFPYRFWDSKIQGADFFGHVPPSSSKRGLFSVFYDMDPQGKYSVLMSVVTGDAVTTIKNLDDKQVLQLCMTVLRELFKEQEVPDPVKYFVTRWNKDPWIQMAYSFVKTGGSGEAYDVIAEDIQGTIFFAGEATNRHFPQTVTGAYLSGVREASKIAAF, encoded by the exons ATTGAGGGCTCGGACCAGTGTTCCATGCCTGAGGATCTG AGAGTTGCTGAAGTTTCAGACCATTGGTGGTACTCCATGCTCATCCTCCCTCCTTTGCTTAAAGACAGTGTGGCAGCTCCTTTGCTGTCTGCATACTATCCAGACTGCGTAGGCATGAGTCCCTCCTGTACCAGCACTAACCGATTACTTGGTGAATCCAACGCTGTGAAGTTAGAGCACATAAAGAGTGCACCTAATGTAGCTG GGATGAATAGATACTTCCAGCCCTTCTACCAGCCCAATGAATGTGGTAAAGCACTCTGTGTGAGACCAGATGTCATGGAATTAGATGAGCTCTATGAGTTCCCAGAATATTCACGAGATCCTACCATGTACCTAGCTTTGAGAAACCTCATCCTGTCTTTATGGTACACAAATTGCAAA GAAGCTCTGACCCCTCACAAATGTACTCATCGCATCATTGTGCGGGGGCTTGTGCGTATTCGCTGTGTGCAAGAGATGGAGAGGATACTTTATTTTATGGCAAGAAAAGGGCTGATTAATACAGGGATTTTGTCAGTCAGTCCTGACCAACATCTTCTTCCCAAAGAATACCACAAT aaatctgtCATTATTGTTGGGGCTGGTCCAGCAGGATTAGCAGCTGCAAGACAACTGCACAACTTTGGAATTAAG GTCATTGTGCTAGAAGCAAAAGACAGAATTGGCGGGCGTGTGTGGGACGATAAGACTTTCAAAGGAGTCACTGTAGGAAAAGGAGCACAGATTGTCAATGGCTGTGTCAACAACCCGATAGCACTAATGTGTGAGCAA CTTGGTATTAAAATGCACAAACTAGGGGAGAGATGTGATTTGATCCAAGAAGGTGGAAGGATAACTGACCCCACTATAGATAAGCGCATGGACTTTCATTTCAATGCCATCCTGGATGTTGTCTCAGAATGGAGAAAAGATAAGACCCAACATCAAGATGTCCCTCTTGGAG AGAAGATACAGGAGATCTATAAGGCTTTTATTCAGGAGTCAGGTATCCAGTTCAGTGATCTGGAGGAAAAGGTACTACAGTTCCACCTCAGTAACTTGGAGTACGCCTGTGGCAGTGACCTCCATCAG GTATCTGCACGCTCATGGGACCACAATGAATTTTTTGCCCAGTTTGCTGGAGATCACACCCTTTTAACGCCAGGGTATTCTACCATCATAGATAAACTGGCTGAAGGGGTTGACATTCGACTTAAGCTTCCG GTACACAGTATAGACTATTCTGGGGAAGAAGTCCAGGTCACTACAGCAGATGGAACTGTGTGGACAGCACAAAAG GTTTTGGTTACTGTGCCACTGGCCCTTCTTCAGAAAAATGCCATTCAGTTTAATCCACCACTgccagaaagaaaaatgaaagccaTTAACAGTTTGGGAGCAGGAGTCATTGAGAAG gttgCCTTGCAGTTTCCTTATAGATTCTGGGACAGCAAAATTCAAGGAGCTGATTTTTTTGGTCACGTTCCACCTAGTTCCAGCAAACGTGGGCTCTTCAGTGTGTTCTATGACATGGATCCACAG GGTAAATATAGTGTTCTAATGTCAGTAGTTACTGGAGATGCCGTGACAACCATTAAGAATTTAGATGACAAACAAGTACTACAACTGTGCATGACTGTACTTCGAGAACTGTTTAAGGAGCAG GAAGTTCCAGACCCAGTAAAGTACTTTGTTACACGATGGAACAAAGATCCCTGGATCCAGATGGCGTATAGTTTTGTAAAGACAGGTGGCAGTGGTGAGGCTTATGACGTTATAGCTGAAGACATTCAAGGAACAATTTTCTTTGCTGGCGAG gcCACGAACAGGCACTTTCCACAGACCGTTACAGGAGCCTACTTGAGTGGCGTTCGAGAAGCAAGCAAAATAGCAGCATTTTGA